The following proteins come from a genomic window of Acomys russatus chromosome 17, mAcoRus1.1, whole genome shotgun sequence:
- the Dennd6b gene encoding protein DENND6B has translation MEVPVGTGPRQVGGGLDATRSTSSGRAERASAVPWARFSAWLECVCVVTFDLELGQALELVYPSDFRLTDKEKSNICYLSFPDSHSGCLGDTQFSFRMRQCGGQRSLWHVDDRPYNSKAPLALQREPAHYLGYVYFRQVKDSSMKRGYFQKSLVLVSRLPFVRLFQSLLTLIAPEYFEKLAPCLEAVCNEIDQWPAPVPGQTLNLPIMGVVFQVHIPSRVDKLESNPPKRCDQENLLPAPVFLTSVHELDLFRCFRPVLTHVQTLWELMLLGEPLVVLAPSPDVSSELVLALTSCLQPLKFCCDFRPYFTIHDSEFKELTTRTQAPPNVVLGVTNPFFIKTLQHWPHILRIGEPKMSGDLPKQVKLKKPSRLKTLDTKPGLYTSYTAHLHRDKALLKGLLKGVQKKRPWDALSALLRRHLLELTQSFIIPLEHYMASLMPLQKSITPWKSPPQICPFRQDDFLRSLEHAGPQLTCILKGDWLGLYRQFFKSPHFDGWYRQRHKEMAQKLEALHLEAICEANIEAWMKDKSEVEVVDLVLKLREKLVRAQGHQLPVKEVTLQRAQLYIDTVIGSLPKDLQAVLCPP, from the exons ATGGAGGTGCCGGTGGGCACCGGGCCTCGGCAAGTTGGCGGAGGACTAGATGCGACTAGATCCACGTCCTCCGGCCGCGCAGAGCGGGCCTCGGCGGTACCGTGGGCGCGCTTCTCTGCCTGGCTGGAGTGCGTGTGCGTGGTCACCTTCGATCTGGAGCTGGGCCAGGCGCTAGAG CTAGTCTACCCAAGTGACTTCCGGCTCACAGACAAGGAG AAAAGCAACATCTGCTACCTGTCCTTTCCAGACTCCCACTCAG GATGCCTTGGAGACACTCAGTTCAGTTTCCGTATGCGtcagtgtggaggacagaggagccTCTGGCATGTTGATGACAGGCCTTACAACAGCAAGGCCCCCTTGGCACTGCAG AGGGAGCCAGCGCACTACTTGGGCTATGTGTACTTCAGGCAGGTGAAGGACAGCTCTATGAAGAGGGGCTACTTCCAGAAG TCTTTAGTGCTGGTGTCCCGCCTGCCATTTGTCCGGCTGTTTCAGTCACTCCTAACCCTGATCGCCCCTGAGTACTTTGAGAAGCTGGCACCCTGTCTGGAAGCAG TTTGTAATGAGATTGACCAATGGCCAGCCCCCGTGCCCGGGCAGACCCTGAACCTACCTATCATGGGAGTTGTCTTTCAG gtgCACATTCCATCCAGGGTGGACAAGCTGGAATCCAATCCCCCAAAGCGGTGTGACCAAGAG aaCCTGCTGCCAGCCCCGGTCTTCCTCACAAGTGTCCATGAACTGGATCTGTTTAG GTGCTTCCGGCCAGTGCTGACCCACGTGCAGACCCTGTGGGAGCTCATGCTCCTTGGAGAGCCCCTAGTGGTCCTGGCACCCTCCCCTGACGTGTCTTCAGAGCTGGTGCTAGCCCTGACCAG cTGCCTACAGCCCCTGAAGTTCTGCTGTGATTTCCGCCCCTACTTCACCATTCACGACAGCGAGTTCAAGGAGCTAACAACACGAACACAGGCTCC accaAACGTGGTCCTGGGAGTCACAAACCCTTTCTTTATCAAAACACTCCAGCACTGGCCCCACATCCTCCGAATCGGGGAGCCTAAGATGTCAG GGGACCTTCCTAAGCAGGTCAAGCTTAAAAAACCCTCTCGGCTGAAGACCCTCGACACCAAGCCAG GCCTCTACACCTCATACACTGCCCACCTCCACCGGGACAAAGCATTGCTTAAAGGACTGCTCAAG GGCGTACAGAAGAAGCGACCGTGGGATGCGCTAAGTGCCCTGCTGAGGCGACACCTCCTGGAGCTCACGCAGAGTTTCATCATCCCTCTG GAGCACTACATGGCCAGCCTCATGCCACTGCAGAAAAGCATTACACCCTGGAAG AGCCCCCCCCAGATCTGCCCCTTCCGCCAGGATGATTTCCTGCGAAGCCTGGAGCATGCTGGACCCCAGCTCACCTGCATCCTCAAGGGCGACTGGCTGGGCCTCTACAG GCAGTTTTTCAAGTCCCCCCATTTCGATGGCTGGTATCGGCAACGACACAAAGAAATGGCCCAGAAGCTGGAGGCTCTGCACCTGGAAGCTATTTGTGAGGCG AACATCGAGGCCTGGATGAAGGACAAGTCGGAGGTGGAAGTGGTGGACCTAGTCCTGAAACTTAGGGAGAAGCTG GTGCGGGCACAGGGCCACCAGCTCCCTGTGAAGGAGGTGACACTGCAGCGGGCTCAGCTGTACATCGATACAGTTATTGGCTCCCTGCCTAAGGACCTGCAAGCAGTCCTGTGCCCTCCCTAG